A single window of Gossypium hirsutum isolate 1008001.06 chromosome A10, Gossypium_hirsutum_v2.1, whole genome shotgun sequence DNA harbors:
- the LOC107925111 gene encoding trimethylguanosine synthase has translation MGQPKIILLRSGCGEVPRSTQFFNSFHHFFSNFILFLIPVKKNWKKRGKENGVITPLIENYWFQRYHLFSKYDEGIKMDEEGWFSVTPVEIAMRHAEKCGGDELVIDCFSGIQCADRKHGDALEVNFGTLQIGDFLKHLLKILEHFH, from the exons ATGGGCCAGCCGAAGATCATTCTATTGCGAAGCGGATGCGGCGAGGTGCCGAGGTCAACTCAATTCTTTAACAGCTTTCAtcatttcttttctaattttattttatttctaattccAGTTAAGAAAAATTGGAAGAAGAGAGGGAAAGAAAATGGAGTTATTACTCCTTTAATTGAGAACTATTGGTTTCAAAGATACCATCTTTTTTCAAAATACGATGAAGGAATTAAAATGGATGAGGAAGGCTGGTTTTCTGTTACTCCCGTAGAGATAGCCATGAGGCATGCGGAGAAGTGCGGTGGcgatgaacttgtcattgattgcTTTTCAG GCATACAGTGTGCAGATAGAAAGCATGGTGATGCACTAGAAGTAAATTTTGGCACCCTCCAAATTGGGGACTTTTTAAAGCACTTACTGAAGATTTTAGAGCATTTTCATTAG